TTGCAAGGAGTGTCAGGTTTTTTGTTAAATCAAAGACAGGTATCCCTATGCCCATCCTCTTCAGTTCAGCATCATCTATGCTTGTCAGTACTGTAACCCCGATAATTTTGGGTCGCTGGAGCCCCAGTTTTTTTGCTGTGTTGTGAAGGGCGATCCTCGCCTCTCTCATCATTGTCAGGCCACCCGATGCATGGACATTCAACATATTAACCCCAAGCCTTGCAGCCTCAATGACCGCCTTTGCAACAGTGTTCGGTATATCATGGTATTTAAGGTCAAGGAAGACCTTCGAGTTTTTCATAATGATAAAATCCACAATCTTTGGACCACAATGGGTGAAGAGCTGCTTGCCAACCTTGAACATGCCCACATGTTTTCTGAACTCCAGAACAAGCTTCTGTGCCTCTTCAAAATGCTCTACATCAAGGGCAAAGATGATTCTTTCCTTCGGGTCCATGTATCCTCCTCCTTTATCCCTCTGTGCGTTTTGTCAAAATTCATCTCCCCTCTCCCCTTGGGGGAGAGGACCGTCATTGAGAACAGACGGAGCTGCATACTCATCTCCCCTCTCCCCTTGGGGGAGAGGGTCAGGGTGAGGGGTGAGAAGAGCATCTCGAATGGTCTCCAAAACACCTTCTAAGTTATCGAATACCTGATT
This DNA window, taken from Pseudomonadota bacterium, encodes the following:
- the pyrF gene encoding orotidine-5'-phosphate decarboxylase — translated: MDPKERIIFALDVEHFEEAQKLVLEFRKHVGMFKVGKQLFTHCGPKIVDFIIMKNSKVFLDLKYHDIPNTVAKAVIEAARLGVNMLNVHASGGLTMMREARIALHNTAKKLGLQRPKIIGVTVLTSIDDAELKRMGIGIPVFDLTKNLTLLAKEAGLDGVVAGGTEIEMIRALCGNDFTIVTPGVRLEEKKDDQKRTITPVEAILKGASYIVLGRAIRDSSNPKGLLEKICEDIRNATSLQQK